One region of Pseudomonas sp. B21-040 genomic DNA includes:
- a CDS encoding DUF4123 domain-containing protein, whose protein sequence is MRSDLLTPQAWLAERPLQTGERLYLIVSAASDAEPLKAFYQQDMAPELIPIWSGTPYADWQPVMPYLAELKPNAGFLQWIAETDAQDWGWLAVSTSTPDVVFEHLRSLTQVRMPDGTEVFFRFWDGRHIYPILEGLGAGAGEVLPVFDRYLINGQSLDVGPRAVPPAKEWPWWEVPQKLLDSLAEKDHTTVVDNLMQWLGEDRPELFFAFPENNLRHKVERFVRQQPNTEDLAERLAAQLTKEVTS, encoded by the coding sequence GTGCGATCTGATCTGTTGACTCCACAGGCTTGGCTGGCTGAACGGCCGTTGCAGACGGGTGAGCGGTTGTACTTGATCGTTAGCGCGGCCAGCGATGCCGAGCCACTCAAGGCCTTCTACCAGCAAGACATGGCGCCGGAATTGATCCCGATCTGGAGCGGCACGCCTTACGCCGATTGGCAGCCCGTCATGCCCTACCTCGCCGAGCTGAAACCCAATGCCGGTTTTCTGCAATGGATCGCCGAAACCGATGCTCAGGACTGGGGTTGGCTGGCAGTGTCCACCAGCACGCCGGACGTGGTGTTCGAGCACCTGCGCAGTTTGACCCAGGTACGCATGCCCGATGGGACCGAAGTGTTTTTCCGGTTCTGGGACGGGCGGCATATTTACCCGATTCTTGAAGGGCTGGGTGCTGGCGCAGGTGAAGTATTGCCGGTGTTTGACCGCTATCTGATCAATGGCCAGAGCCTGGACGTTGGGCCGAGGGCCGTGCCGCCAGCGAAGGAATGGCCGTGGTGGGAGGTGCCGCAAAAGTTGCTCGATAGTTTGGCGGAAAAAGACCACACCACCGTCGTCGACAACCTGATGCAGTGGCTGGGAGAGGACCGCCCGGAACTGTTCTTCGCCTTTCCCGAAAATAACTTGCGCCACAAGGTCGAGCGCTTCGTGCGCCAACAACCCAATACAGAAGATTTGGCAGAGCGTCTCGCTGCTCAGCTGACAAAGGAAGTCACGTCATGA
- the tssI gene encoding type VI secretion system tip protein VgrG — protein sequence MFAPANQTHFALTVEGLGNDLQVLALQGREAISQPFVFEVELVSEQPSLDLETLLHKPAFLQLSPDGSGIHGQIYRAAQGDSGKRLTRYAVTLRPQLSYLAHRINQRIFQNLTVPKIIGMVLEEHGIQSNTYEFKVGAIYPERIYCVQYDESDLQFIQRLCEEEGIHYHFQHSATAHKLVFGDDQTVFPKLAPVAYQQDSGMVANDPVIKRFDLRLETRTSRTTRRDYDFEKPRLKLESENRGDALPDLEDYDYPGRFIDRERGKHLAKRALERHRSDFQLAEGRSDQPLLVSGHFLALTQHPKAKWNDLWLLTEILHEGKQPQVLEESVTSSTTNLKDDFHQGYRNRFQATPWDVPNRPPLNHPKPRILGSQSAVVTGPKGEEIHCDQYGRVKVQLHWDREGQADDKTSCWLRVSSAWAGAHYGGIAIPRIGMEVLVTFLEGDPDQPLISGCLYHKENVVPYELPANKTRSTFKTLSSPGGGGYNELRIEDKKGQEQIFLHAQRDWDENVEHDQKIRVGHERHDTVEQNSYSEFKAEEHHTVYEDRKVETRANDHLTVGVNQHIKIGTGQFIDAGQEIHLSSGMKVVLEAGAELTLIGGGSFIKIDASGVTLSGPVINMNSGGSPGSGTGAAPLMPGALKQADADKAGAVLSPAQINTLKRNAPFCEECEKCKAGACAI from the coding sequence ATGTTCGCGCCGGCCAATCAGACTCACTTTGCCCTGACTGTTGAAGGTCTGGGAAACGACCTCCAGGTTCTTGCCCTGCAAGGTCGGGAAGCCATCAGCCAGCCTTTTGTGTTTGAGGTGGAGCTGGTCAGTGAGCAGCCGTCCCTGGACCTCGAAACGCTATTGCACAAACCGGCCTTCTTGCAGCTCTCGCCTGACGGCAGCGGCATTCATGGCCAGATCTACCGCGCCGCCCAGGGCGATTCCGGCAAACGCCTGACCCGTTACGCCGTGACCCTGCGTCCGCAGCTGTCCTACCTGGCGCACCGCATCAACCAACGCATCTTCCAGAACCTCACCGTGCCGAAAATCATCGGCATGGTCCTCGAAGAGCACGGCATCCAGAGCAATACCTACGAATTCAAAGTCGGGGCGATTTATCCCGAGCGCATTTACTGCGTTCAATACGATGAATCGGACCTGCAGTTCATCCAGCGCCTGTGCGAGGAAGAAGGTATCCATTACCACTTCCAGCACAGCGCCACGGCCCACAAGCTAGTGTTCGGCGATGACCAGACGGTGTTCCCGAAACTCGCGCCCGTGGCCTATCAGCAAGACTCCGGCATGGTCGCCAACGACCCGGTGATCAAGCGCTTCGACCTGCGCCTGGAAACCCGCACCAGCCGCACCACCCGCCGCGATTACGACTTCGAAAAACCGCGTCTGAAGCTGGAAAGCGAGAACCGTGGCGACGCCCTGCCCGACCTCGAAGACTACGACTACCCCGGCCGCTTCATCGACCGCGAACGCGGCAAGCACCTGGCCAAACGCGCCCTTGAGCGTCACCGCAGCGACTTCCAGTTGGCCGAAGGCCGAAGCGATCAGCCGTTGCTGGTCAGCGGCCACTTCCTGGCCCTGACCCAACACCCCAAAGCCAAGTGGAACGACCTGTGGCTGCTGACTGAAATCCTCCACGAAGGCAAACAGCCGCAAGTGCTGGAAGAGTCGGTAACAAGCAGCACCACCAACCTCAAGGACGATTTCCATCAGGGCTACCGCAACCGCTTCCAGGCCACCCCCTGGGACGTCCCGAATCGCCCGCCGCTGAACCACCCCAAGCCACGCATCCTCGGCAGCCAAAGCGCCGTGGTCACCGGGCCCAAAGGTGAAGAGATCCACTGCGACCAGTACGGCCGCGTCAAAGTGCAACTTCACTGGGACCGCGAAGGCCAGGCTGACGACAAAACCAGCTGCTGGCTGCGCGTCTCCTCCGCCTGGGCCGGCGCCCACTACGGCGGCATCGCCATCCCGCGCATCGGCATGGAAGTGCTGGTGACCTTCCTTGAAGGCGACCCGGATCAACCGCTGATCAGCGGCTGCCTGTACCACAAGGAAAACGTCGTCCCCTACGAGCTGCCGGCGAACAAGACCCGCAGCACCTTCAAGACCCTGAGTTCCCCAGGTGGCGGCGGTTACAACGAACTGCGCATCGAAGACAAAAAGGGCCAGGAACAAATCTTCCTGCACGCCCAGCGCGACTGGGACGAAAACGTCGAGCACGACCAGAAGATCCGCGTCGGCCACGAACGCCACGACACCGTCGAGCAGAACAGCTACAGCGAATTCAAGGCCGAAGAACACCACACCGTCTACGAAGACCGCAAAGTCGAAACCCGCGCCAACGACCACCTCACCGTGGGTGTAAACCAACACATCAAGATCGGCACCGGCCAGTTCATCGACGCCGGACAGGAAATCCACCTCAGCAGCGGCATGAAAGTCGTGCTTGAGGCAGGCGCCGAACTGACCCTGATCGGCGGCGGCAGCTTCATCAAGATCGACGCCAGCGGTGTGACGCTGAGCGGGCCGGTGATCAACATGAATTCCGGGGGGAGTCCGGGCAGCGGCACTGGGGCGGCTCCGCTGATGCCCGGGGCGCTGAAACAGGCGGATGCGGATAAGGCGGGGGCGGTTCTGAGCCCGGCGCAGATCAACACCCTGAAACGCAACGCGCCATTCTGTGAAGAGTGCGAGAAGTGCAAGGCAGGTGCTTGTGCGATCTGA
- a CDS encoding Hcp family type VI secretion system effector, whose translation MATPAYMSVTGEKQGLITAGAFTADSVGNTYQEGHEDQVMVQAFSHDVIIPRDPQSGQPTGQRVHKPVVITKVYDKSSPLLQAALTSGERMSEIVIQWYRTSAQGTQEHYYTTKLEDAIIVAINNKMHNCQDPSNSHFTHLEEVQFTYRKITWTHEVSGTSGSDDWRVPVA comes from the coding sequence ATGGCTACACCAGCGTACATGTCCGTCACTGGCGAGAAACAAGGTCTGATCACTGCCGGCGCGTTCACCGCCGACTCGGTTGGCAACACCTACCAGGAAGGTCACGAAGACCAGGTCATGGTTCAGGCTTTCAGCCACGACGTGATCATCCCGCGTGACCCACAGTCCGGCCAACCGACCGGTCAGCGTGTACACAAGCCAGTCGTGATCACCAAGGTCTACGACAAGTCTTCGCCACTGCTGCAAGCGGCTCTGACTTCCGGCGAGCGCATGAGCGAAATCGTTATCCAGTGGTACCGCACTTCGGCTCAAGGTACCCAAGAGCACTACTACACCACCAAACTGGAAGACGCGATCATCGTCGCCATCAACAACAAAATGCACAACTGCCAGGACCCGTCGAACTCGCACTTCACGCACCTGGAAGAAGTGCAGTTCACCTACCGCAAAATCACCTGGACCCACGAAGTATCCGGTACTTCGGGTTCCGATGACTGGCGTGTTCCAGTCGCTTAA
- a CDS encoding integrase arm-type DNA-binding domain-containing protein: protein MPLTALQIKASKPADRPFTLSDSSGLALLVKPNGSKYWHFRYTYQGRAARMSLGVYPHISLQEARERAAECRNLLKQGTNPGAKRRDDKLRQQEAGLNTFRRAAEYWYQFKADSGRSSATLKKIRDYLDKDLLPALGEKQLELITRSDCAKLQACIEKRGAFNVADKTRTWLKQIFSQAIARGLCEHNPASELHAIAIAPPPTQHYPHLHEHELPEFLRALSKTTSRRPARIASWMTILTASRPGMVRYAKWEEIDFEEGIWTIPAARMKMRRDYVSPLPHQLIAMLTKLNQSTGRSRYLFPGNGEKQPVISENTINLVFAKIGYKGRLVSHGTRHTASTLLREHGWLKDHVESQLAHVEGGISGEYNQALYLPQRRIMMQWYADYLDALKEGITANLRDQFDTRVNQFLARPSAPPLTASHAHKDDPPQKLPIETESTATQ from the coding sequence ATGCCATTGACCGCCTTGCAAATCAAAGCGTCCAAGCCTGCCGACAGACCGTTCACCTTGAGTGATAGTTCGGGTCTTGCCCTGCTGGTGAAACCCAACGGCAGCAAGTACTGGCACTTCCGTTACACCTATCAGGGTCGGGCGGCGCGCATGTCACTTGGCGTGTATCCGCATATCTCCTTGCAGGAAGCTCGTGAACGAGCTGCAGAATGCCGCAACCTACTCAAGCAAGGCACCAACCCCGGCGCCAAACGCCGCGATGACAAGCTACGACAGCAGGAGGCCGGGCTCAACACCTTCAGGCGAGCCGCGGAGTACTGGTACCAATTCAAAGCGGACTCCGGCCGCAGCAGCGCGACGCTGAAGAAGATCCGCGACTATCTCGATAAGGATCTACTGCCCGCGCTCGGCGAGAAGCAACTGGAGCTCATCACTCGAAGCGACTGCGCAAAACTGCAGGCCTGCATCGAAAAACGAGGCGCCTTCAATGTTGCGGACAAGACCAGGACCTGGCTGAAACAGATTTTCAGTCAAGCCATTGCACGTGGCCTGTGCGAACACAATCCAGCCTCCGAACTCCATGCCATTGCGATAGCTCCACCACCCACTCAACACTACCCACATCTACATGAACACGAACTACCTGAGTTTCTCCGGGCCTTAAGCAAGACCACCAGTCGGCGACCAGCGAGGATTGCATCATGGATGACAATCCTGACGGCGAGCCGCCCCGGCATGGTTCGCTATGCAAAATGGGAAGAGATCGATTTCGAGGAAGGGATATGGACCATCCCGGCCGCACGCATGAAGATGCGCAGAGATTACGTCAGCCCTCTACCTCATCAATTGATCGCCATGCTTACCAAACTGAATCAAAGCACTGGACGCAGCCGGTATCTGTTCCCTGGCAATGGTGAAAAGCAGCCAGTCATCAGTGAAAACACGATCAACCTGGTGTTTGCCAAGATCGGCTACAAAGGACGACTCGTCAGCCATGGCACTCGTCATACCGCAAGCACGCTGCTCCGCGAACATGGCTGGCTGAAGGATCATGTCGAAAGCCAGCTGGCTCACGTCGAGGGCGGCATCTCTGGTGAGTACAATCAAGCCCTATACCTGCCGCAACGTCGGATCATGATGCAGTGGTATGCAGACTATCTCGATGCCCTCAAAGAAGGCATTACAGCCAACCTTCGCGATCAATTTGATACTCGCGTTAATCAGTTCCTCGCTCGCCCTTCTGCACCGCCTCTAACAGCATCCCATGCACACAAAGATGATCCTCCCCAAAAGTTGCCTATCGAGACAGAATCAACGGCGACTCAGTGA